CTTCTGGGTGGAGCAACTCTCGGCAGAGGGTTGTTTTCCTACCAGAAGCTCCGTCCGTAAGGGCGGAGTAGTTCACTCTATTGTGGATGGATCAAAAAAAGGAATTTTTTCTTTTTCCTTGATTTCAAGTTCACAATCCAGCTGATTTAGTATTCTCACTAAACTTGCAATAGATGTTTTTCCTATATAACCGTTCTCTAAAGCTGAAAGTGTCTGTCTTGAAATCCCGGCTCTGCGAGCCACTTCTTCCTGAGTGAGTCCTTTTCTTTTTCTGATTTCTTTTATCTTTTTTCCTATTTTCCAGTATTCCATGTGAACACCTCTTTTGGAATTTCCTTGTATGTTTCTTTAAGATTTTTATCAAGAGAAAACTGTAAAACAGCTACCATTTTAGAACCAATCTCTGCAAAGGAAGGAGCCTCTTGTATATATTCTTTTATCTTTTTGATGGTTTTTAAAATGGCATTTTCACACTCTTCAAAAAGTTCATTGGCCTCTCTGTTTGTTAAAAGACAGTATTCCTGCCCGAACCTTATAAGTTCTTTTTTTGAATACCATACCTTTCTTCCTTCTATGGAGAGAGCGGGCTTATCTTTTGGGAGATAGATAGCTGTATTTATAACGTCATAGGCAGGGGCAAGTGTTATGTTTCGGAAATCTTTATACAAGATTCCAAAATTTTTTAAATGAGCATCACCGTTCTTAAGTAAAAAATTCATTACTATCATCTTGAAATAGATTTTTAAGTCTTCTTCTACCTTTGATGATATTTTGGCAATGGCTTTTGCTATCTTTTCATAAGAGCCGTCATATTTTGAGATTCTATGTTTCTTAAAAAGCACACAAAACTCTTCAAACCCTTTAAAATCTCCGGTAGCTTTATCAAAGTCAAACCTTTCGGTAATAAAAAATCTTCTGTTTTTGGAGAGCCAGAACTTTGGAGTTGGAATTCCTGCATATCTAACAGCTTTCATGCAGAAATACTCATTTTCAGCAAGATCTGGAAACTCTGCTCCAAAAGTTTTAACTATGAAATCTTTTTCTGTAAAAGAAGTTTTATCGCGTAATGTTGCAAGAACTTTTGGTTGTACTCCGGAAATTGCGGATTTAAACAGGAAAGCATCTATAAGTTTCTTAAAAAGGTCCGGATTGTTGTCTTCTATTACCTCTTCAAGGGAAAACTCTATATGTAGTCTTTC
This Desulfurobacterium atlanticum DNA region includes the following protein-coding sequences:
- a CDS encoding helix-turn-helix domain-containing protein — translated: MEYWKIGKKIKEIRKRKGLTQEEVARRAGISRQTLSALENGYIGKTSIASLVRILNQLDCELEIKEKEKIPFFDPSTIE
- a CDS encoding type II toxin-antitoxin system HipA family toxin; the encoded protein is MIKVYANRQLSGTLHFTEEQYRYIFNYLENNPISITMPFSYESYVSTFYLHPIFDMNMPEGYLFEMLTNLLRKEFGRVNDFIIFKTLSPSLEGWLTYESEDNYIRERLHIEFSLEEVIEDNNPDLFKKLIDAFLFKSAISGVQPKVLATLRDKTSFTEKDFIVKTFGAEFPDLAENEYFCMKAVRYAGIPTPKFWLSKNRRFFITERFDFDKATGDFKGFEEFCVLFKKHRISKYDGSYEKIAKAIAKISSKVEEDLKIYFKMIVMNFLLKNGDAHLKNFGILYKDFRNITLAPAYDVINTAIYLPKDKPALSIEGRKVWYSKKELIRFGQEYCLLTNREANELFEECENAILKTIKKIKEYIQEAPSFAEIGSKMVAVLQFSLDKNLKETYKEIPKEVFTWNTGK